CATACCATACAACGCTCCGAGGTGTGCATGAAAAGCAATACAAATGAATGGATATCCATCTCAGATCTTATGGCTGGGATAGTTTCAGTAATAGTAATGCTTTTGGCTGTGTCCATACTACAGCAGCTCATTAGCTCGCTGATGAACAAAATGAACGAGCAGCAAGATGTGGTTGTGCACCAAAAAATGGTCGATGAGATATTTGGCGAGATCAAAGACGATTTTCAAGGGGCAAGGATTTCAAAATTGGTTAGATTCGATAATGAAAAGGACAAGATCATATTCACTGATGGAATATTCCTGTCGGGTAGTGCCAAAGTAACTACAGAAGTGCAGCAGGCTCTCAATAGCGCTAAGCCCAAAATTATCAGGTATCTTTCGGAGCTTGAAAATTGTCTCATTTATATTGAGGGACACTCCGATAATACTCCTGTAATACATCCTGTCATCAACAAGGAAAAGTACGGAGCAGTATATGATGATAACTACACTCTGTCTGCTGCGAGAGCAAGAGAAGCCAGAAACGTATTATTGGGTGAACTGCCAGAAGAGTTTGCTAATCGAATAATAGTAGCTGGGTATGGCTCTTCACGACCATTG
This genomic interval from Candidatus Cloacimonadota bacterium contains the following:
- a CDS encoding OmpA family protein, coding for MKSNTNEWISISDLMAGIVSVIVMLLAVSILQQLISSLMNKMNEQQDVVVHQKMVDEIFGEIKDDFQGARISKLVRFDNEKDKIIFTDGIFLSGSAKVTTEVQQALNSAKPKIIRYLSELENCLIYIEGHSDNTPVIHPVINKEKYGAVYDDNYTLSAARAREARNVLLGELPEEFANRIIVAGYGSSRPLPGTTPSDQANRRIEIRFVLEAKEKADNESTTADNR